In Candidatus Methylomirabilota bacterium, the sequence ACACCCATGGCGCCGGCAAGAAGCCGGAGCGGCAGGGTCAGCATGGACCAGTTCTGGACCTCGAGCCGCCCCTCGAGCACCGCCCGCGAGATCAGGGCCTGCGGTGTCGGGAAGGGATAGCCCTCGCCCATGAACGTCGTGATGACGCGGCGGACGAGGCCGCCGTGGATGAGAGCGGTCCATGGAGACCCGATGCCGATGGCCGCCAGCGTGAAGTCCGGGCGCTTGCCCCACCACTGGCGCGTGATCTCTCTGACCAGGACATTGGCGCGGCCGTGGGCGGCGCCGAAATAGAGCGTGTCGCCGGCCTTGACGTGGCGACGCACGGCTTCTTCGAGGGTCGCGGTCTTGTCCGGTCCCTCGTGAAGCGGCAGCTCGAGGCGCCGCCTGATCACGTCGTGGTAGGCGGCGTCCATCGTGCTACTCGAGGCTCTCGGCGAGGATCTCGGCGATGTCCCGGGTCTTGATCTTGTCGGCAACCTCCTTGCCCTTCACCCCGTCCTCGAACATGGTCAGGCAGAAGGGGCATGCCGACGCCAGGATGTCGGGATTCACCTCCATGGCCTGCTCCACGCGCACCTGGCTCACGCGGCGGCCCTCGTTCTCCTCGAGCCAGACGCGGCCGCCCCCGCCGCCGCAGCAGAACCCCTTTTCCCGGTGGAGGTGCATCTCGATCAGCTCGCTCCTGCAGATGGAGCGGAGCACGCGCCGTGGCTCGTCGTACACGTCGTTGTAGCGGCCCAGGTAGCACGGGTCGTGATAGCTGATCCGTTCATCCCGCTCGCGCGAGACGCGGAGCCGGCCCGATTGAATCAGCTCGTCCAGCAGCTGGCTGTGGTGGATGACCTTGAAGTGGCCATCGAAGTTCGGGTACTCGCTCCGGATGGTGTTGAAGCAGTGGGGGCACGCGGTGATGATCTTCTGGAACCGGTAGCGCTTCAGGGTCTCGATGTTCCCTTGGGCCAGGGTCTGGAACAGGTACTCGTGCCCCAGGCGACGGGCCGGCTCGCCCGTGCACTTCTCCTCGTTGCCCAGGATGGCGAAATCCACTCCGGCGGATTGCAGGAGCTTCACGAACGCCCGCGCGACCTTCTTGTTGCGCTCGTCGAAAGACCCGTAGCAGCCGACCCAGTAGAGGTACTCGGCTTGGCTCACGTCGCTCATGACCTTGACGCCCAGGTCCTTCGCCCAGTCGGCCCGCGTCTGCCACGACATCTGCCACGGGTTCCCGTTGGTCTCGAGGTTGCGGAACGTGGGCTGCAGCTCCGCCGGAAACCTCGACTCGGTCAGCACAAGCCACCGGCGCATGTCCACGATCTTCGGCACGTGCTCGATGAACACGGGGCACGCGTCCACGCACCAGCGGCAGGTCGTGCAGGCCCAGAGGACGTTGTCCTTGATGACTCCGCCCACCATGGGCACCTCATGGGCCGTCTCGTGCCCGCCGTTTTCGGCCTTGGCGAGCAGCCCTGGGGCGAGCAGCCTCTGGCCGCCTTCCAGGAGGTGTTCCCGGAGGTTGAGGATGAGCCACTTCGGGTCCAGCTCCTTGCCGCTGACGTTGGCAGGACAGCCGGACGTGCACCGCCCGCACTCCGTGCAGTTGTAGAGGTCGAAGAGATCCTTCCAGGTGAACTCCGTCACTGCGCCGACTCCGAAGCTCTCGGCGTTTTCCAGGTCCGCGGTCGGGAACTGGCCCTTCGGGGTCTGCGGCCCGAAGAACACGTTGAGCGGGGCGGCCATGATGTGCAGGTGCTTCGAGTACGGCAGGTACACCAGGAAGCCCAGGAGGAGCACGGCATGGAGCCACCAAGACATGTGGAAGAGCGCCTGCACCGCCCCGTGGGGGAGCCCTGCCGAGACGAGCGCCAACGCCCGGCCGGCGAACTGCCAGCGATCGCTCGGGGCCGGGGCCAGGAGGATCCGGCCGGCATCGGCAGCCAGGTCCGTCACCATGAGACCGAAGATGAGGAGCAGGATCAACAGCGCCTCGGTGGACATCGTCAGGCGGCGCGGCTTGGTCACGAGCCGGCGGAACATCGCATACGCGATGGCCGCGATGACCCCCAGGCTGAAGGCGTCTTGAAGGATCAGGTAGGCCGGGGTGTTCGAAAGGAGCGGGAGGTAGAACGCCTCTGTCACGCCCTTGCCGAAGAACTCGAGCGTGCCGAGGGTCAGGATGCAGAAGCCCCAGAAGATCGTGGCATGCATGAGCCCGGGCCAGAAGTCCCCCCGCAGGAGCCTCGCCTGGCCCAGGACGTTCACGATGACGGAGCCGAGGCGCGCGGGCACGTGGTCGCACCGGGCGGCCGGCTTCCCGGTCAGCATGAGGCGGGTGAGGAAGGTCGCCCGGCGCGCGAAGAGGGCGACGGCAACCACGATCAGCGCGTAGAAAAACACCGCGCCGGGGATGACCCCATACCACTGGTGAGAGGGCGACATCTAGCGAAACCTCCGTTCGGGTAGCAAAACCTCCGCTCGGGTAGCGAAACCTCCGTTCGAGGCGACGGTTGGGCATCATAGTGCGTTGGGGCCCAGGATGTGTCAAGGCTGGTGCAGCAGCCGCGCCAGGATGCGCTCCACGCCGGAGTAGGCGTCCAGCGTACCGCCCGCAACGGCGTCGACGACCGCGATCAGCTCCGGGTCCCGCTCGACCTGAGCCATCACGCGCCCCGCGAATTCCTCGACCAGGAGCGTGCGAAGCTCCGCCCTCCGCCGCGCCTGGCGCCGCTTCTCGAGCGCGCCCGCCTCCTCGAGGACCCGGCGGTGGCGCTTCACCTCCGCCAGCAGCTCGGCGACGCCCACGTCGTTGGTCGCCTGGGCGGCCAGCACGGGGATCTCCCAGTCGATGTCCTTGGCGGCCACGCTGCTCGAGTAGTGGAGGTGGACCGAGAAGCGCAGCTCGCCCATGAGCGCATGCGCTCCGTCGCGATCGGCCTTGTTCACCACGAAGATATCCGCGACCTCCATGAGCCCGGCCTTCATCGCCTGGATGGAGTCGCCGGATTCGGGCACGAGCGTCACAACCGTGGTGTCCGCCTGCCTGATGATGTCGAGCTCCGTCTGCCCGACGCCGACCGTCTCGATGAGGATCCACGGAAAGCCGAAGGCGTCCATGAGCTTGATGACGTCTCCCGTCGCGGCGGCGAGGCCTCCGAGACTGCCGCGGGTGGCCATGCTGCGGATGAAGACGTCGGGATCGAGGGTGTGCGCCTGCATGCGGATGCGGTCGCCGAGGACGGCGCCGCCCGTGAAGGGGCTCGACGGGTCGACGGCAATGACGCCGATGCTGGCGCCTTCCGCGCGGAGCCTGGCCGTGAGCCGGTCAACGAGCGTGGACTTGCCCGCGCCCGGAGGCCCGGTGACACCCAGCAGGTGCGCGCGGCCCAGGCGCGGCTGGACGGAGCGCATGATCTCGGCCACGCCGGGCATGCGGTTCTCGACGCGGGTGATGAGGCGGGCCAGCGCGAGACGGTCGCCCGCCAACATACGCTCGACGAGCTTCTGCTGAGGAGCGGGCTCGGGGGGAAGCACCCGGCGATTCTAGCAGATTTGGGGCGGCGCCCCAGAGACGCGGCAAGCCTCTCCGGGGCGCCGCTACGGCTACTGCTTGACGAAGGTCAGGTCGGTCTCGAGCTGGATCTCGTTCGACAGCTTGAGGAACATCAACTGCGGGATGGTGATGCCGTGGTTGCTGAAGGTCGTGCCGAATCGGACGCGCGCCTTGACATTGTCGCTGGTGAAGCCGAACCGCTTCTGAGCCTCGACCTGCGCGGGCGTGAGCCTGATATAGGTCACGCGGGCATCGGCCACGGTCTCGAAGGGCTTCTGCTTGATCGTGAGAATGCCCCGGACCTTGGCCAGAATCTCCTTGCCCGGCTCGAGCGGCCCCTCGATGTCGATGCTCTTGATCTCGAAGACGGCGAACCTGTTCGCCTCATTGGCCGTGTCGAGGTACTGCGGCTGCTGCATGTCCGCATCACGCTTGGCCAGACCGCTGGTGAGCGTGGTCAGGTCCACCTTGATCACGCCCGTGCCGCCTGCGGGCTTGAGCGGATCCACGGTGAGGGTGCCCGTCACCGCGGGCCCCGCCGTAGTACCCACGATCGTCTCGAGCGGCGCGTCCGTCTTGAACGTGGCGCGCGAATAGTTCGACAGCATCTTGAGATTGATCGGCTCCGCCGATGCCCAGGCCGGCAGGGCCACGGCCAGGGCAAGCACAGCCACGATGAGTCGTCGGATCATCGGTCTTTTCCTCCAGGGGGTTACGTAGCCCCGCGCGGAAGTCGCGCGTCGCGGGAATAACTCAGGAGCCCGTGCTCTGGTTCCCAGCCACGGCCTGGGCGGCATCGCCGCCCAGCCGCGCCTCCATGACGAGGGCATCCTCGCCTGTGTCGAAATAATAACCCATGCGTCTACCGATGACCTGGAACCCCAGGCTCTCGTAGAGCGCCAGCGCCCGCGTGTTGCTCGGACGCACCTCGAGGAACGCCAGGGCCACGCCGCGCGCGATCCCCTCAGCCAGCGCGCCGGCGAGCAGCCGACGACCGACCGCGCGCCGCCGCCACTCGGGCTGCACGGCCAGGTTGGTGATGTGGATCTCGTGGCCGATTTCCCACAGGCACAGGTAGCCGACAATCCCGCGCCGGCCGCGCAGCACCGTGCAGCGGGCGACCTTGTTCTGCTCGATCTCGTAGCAGAAGGCCGCGCGGGTCCATGGAGTCGGGAAGGACGCGCGCTCGATGTCGAGCACCTGGTCGAGATCGCTCACGGCCATCGGGGCCGCAGTCAGCTCCTGGTCCACGCCGCTCAGCCCCGCCGCGCCTTGAGCTCGGCCTCCGACGGGCGGAGATAGAGCGGCGCCAGCGCCTCGGCGCTCACGCCGCCGCCCGCGACGAGCGCAGCGCGCCCGAGTACGGCCACGGCGGCCGCCGAGGGCAATCGCTGGGCGGCCGGAGTGACCCGAGCGCCCTCGCCCAGCCGATGGAGCCAGGGGCGGCAGGCCTCGATCCCGTCGCCCAGCAGGATAATCGGCGCCTCGAGCCGCGCCGCCGCCGACTCCGGCGGCAGCGCCAGGTAGTCCCACTGCCGCTCCATCCCGCTCCCGCTCCACCGGTAGAGCGAGAGATAGACCTCTCCCTTGCGCGCATCGAGGATGGGGCAGACGGGAGCATCCGCGAAGGGTAGACGGGCGGCGAGCGCGTCGAGCGTCGGCACGGGGGCCACCGGCAGGTCGAGCGCCATGGCAAGCGCCTTGACGGTCGCCAAGCCCACGCGGAGCCCCGTGAAGGAGCCCGGCCCCACGGAGACGGCGAGACCGTCCAGATCCGCCGGAGCGAGGCCGCAGTCGGTGAGCAGGCGGTCCACCGCGGACATGAGGCGCTCCGAGTGCGTGATGGCGATGTTCAGCGTGATCTCGCCGAGCAGGCGGTCGTCGTCCAGCAGCGCGACTCCGCCCGACAGCGTGGCGCTCTCGACGGCGAGCAGCTTCATAATCCGCAAAGTTTACCACGCGCCTCTCCGGGGCATCTTTGGCATTGACAAGGCCGCGCCCCGGCCGTCATCCTAAGCCTCCATGACCCCGCCGACCCCGAAGGAAAACGCCCGCATGGACGCCGAAGTACGCGAGAAGATCCACCTGGAAATCCTCAAGCGCACCGGCGCCTACCACGCCAACGACCACATCCTCCTGCCGTCGGGGCAGCACACGAGCGAGTACATCGAAAAGACTCTGGTCACCACGGAGGCCTCCTTCACCGAAGGGCTGGGCGCCGTCATCGCCAAGCATTTCGCCCCGTGGCCTATCGACGTGGTGCTCTCGACCGGCCCCGGCGCGCTCATCCTCTCCCACTGCGTGGCGCGCGCCCACCCGTCGCGCCCCACCCTCATGTACGGCACCAAGGGCGTGAGCGCGGGGAAGCGCAAGGTGACGCTGCCTGCGGAGTTCCACCGGCTGATCCGCCCCGCCACCAAGGTGCTGATCGTGGAAGACCTCGTCAGCTCCGGCACCACGGTCAAGCTCTTGAGCGATCTCGTCGAGGAGCTGGGAGGGCAGGTCATCGGCATCGGCGCCCTCTGGCGCCGCACGAAGAAGGCCGAGGTCGCGGGCAAGGAGATCTTCAGCCTCGTGAGCCGCGACTTCCCGACGTATCCGCCCGAGCAGTGCCCGATGTGCAAGAAGGGGATGGCGCTCAACCAGGAATTCGTCCGCCGTCGCGAGCACCGCAAGCCCTCCTCGGTGCGCGAGCCGAGCTAGGGCTCCGTCGGTGGCGCCGCGGCCCTCCAACCCCGCCCCCAAGATATGGGGTCCGATCGCCTTCTCGACACCGTATCGTGTATTTTCCCCTTGACACTCCTTGGGGCCTGCCCGTAGAGTCACGACAAGACCGACCTAACCGCGGGACGCGCGGGTGCGGGAGGGGGTGACACGATGGCGAAAAAGAAGAAGGCAGCCAAGAAGAAGAAGAGGTAAGGCGCCCGTTCTGGCGCTCGGCCCTGTCGGCCCCATCCCGGCAGGGCCGAACCATCTCCGGCGCCTCACGCGCACGACACTCCGATGAGCCACCGAGACGCGTACATCCTGCTCTCACTGGTCGCCCTCCTTTGGGCCGGCAACTACCCCGTGAGCAAGATCGGTCTCGCCGAGCTGGGCCCGATCACGCTGACGACCGCGCGCGCCGTGCTCGTGACACCCGTGCTCCTCCTCTTAGCAAGGCTTCTGCAGGGCCCCCTGCCGACCTTGAGGCGCAGCGACTACACGACCTTCATCGTCCTCTCCCTGACCGGGCTCGTGGGCAACACGACGATCTGGTTCTGGGGGATGAAGTACACGAGCCCGATCAACGCGGGCATCCTGGGGGCGGCGGCTCCCGCCGTCGTCGCCGTGATCGGCGCGCTCTGGCTCGGCGATCGGATGTCGCGGGCGGGCATGGCGGGCATTGCGCTGACCGTGGCTGCCGTGGTCCTGACCATCTCTCACGGCTCGATCCAGACGCTGCAAACCCTTTCCTTCAACCACGGCGACCTGCTGATCCTGACCTCCGAGATCGGCTGGGTCACCTACGCGCTCTACAGCCGGGCGACGACGACTCAGCTGGCGCCCGTGACCATCATGGCCGGGGCCCACGTGGTCTCCTCCGTGCTGCTGCTGCCCCTGGCGCTGGCCGTCGAGGGATGGACTCCGCTCACGCGCGCCGGCTGGGCCGGCTGGGGCGTGGTCCTCTACGGCGCCTTCCCGGTGACGCTCGGGCACCTCTGGTTCTACCAGGGCATCCGCACGGTGGGGGCAGGGCGGGCGGCGGTCTTCACCAATCTCATCCCATTCCTGGTGATCGGACTCTCGTGGGGGATCCTCGGCGAGCCCATCCGCTGGTATCACGCCGTCGGCGCCACCGTGGTGATCGCCGGCGTCGTCCTGACGACCCGGCGCTGATCATTGAACCCGGGAAGGACGCGCCTTCGCCTAAGACGGCTTATACTCCAGACGACCGTTGCGCCGTGGTCATCGGGCTCCCCGGTCACGGAGCCGCTCCTTCGCCCAGTCGTGGTGGGAACCCAGGTGCGGCTCCGTGGGTTGGTTTGGCATATCCACGCAACTCCACCTTCATGGTCGAGGAGGTCCCGTATGCGACGTCGCTTCGTCGTCCCCGCTGCGCTCGTGCTGGTGGCCCTGCTGTCAGCCGGGCCCGGGCAGGCCTACAACGGCGGCCCGCTGAGAAACGTGACGGACCTCACCCCGACCTGCGCCGGCTGCCATTCCTCTATGGGCAAGGAGCAGCTGCGCGTCGAGCCTGACGCCTTCGCGGCCAGCATGGTCGTCGAGAACCGCCACTACAAGGCGATCGAAGAGGGAGCCGGGCCGTACAAGGACATGAGCCCAGCCGACCGCCAGAAGCTCCTGGCGGACGTGAAGCTGATGGACCAGAACGCCTCGGCCGCGCTCTCGGCGCCACCCACCCTCAAGCCCGGCCAGGAGGCCCAGATCACCGCGACCGTGCGCGGCGGACACGGCGTGGTCGGCGTCTGGCTGATGGAGAGCGACCTCAGACTGCAGGGACGCCCGGTCAGTGCCGACGGCTGGTTCATCGTCGGCGCGCCCAAGGTGTGGGGCGGCGACGGCAAGGAGCAGGCGAAGTGGGTGGACAGCCGCGGGCCGGGGCTCAAGAAGAATCTCAATTCCGTGCTGATCTTCGACCAGCAGGCGGATCTCGCCGCCAAGAAGTTCCCCGAAGGCAAGGTCACGTGGACCGTGCAGGCGCCTCACGCGCCGGGCACCTACACCCTGGCCGTCGCGTTCCACTACGGCACGGAGAAGGCCTCGTCGGTCGGCACCGTGACAACGGTCGCGGGTGCCATTCTCCCGAGAGGCGGCCCGGGCGGCCCGTCGGGCCACATCCTCTTCTCCAAGCCCATCACCGTCACGGTCCGGTAGGACAAGCCAGGCCCCGCCGGTGCGCCGCCGCACGTTCGGATGGTGCGCCATCGCCCTGGCGGGGCTCGCGTTGATCGCGAGCATCACATTCGCCGGCGTGATCACCAAGGAGCGCGACAACCGCTTCTGCTTTGCCTGCCACCTGCACGAGGAGAAGTTCAAGCGCTTCACCTCGGTCCCCTTCACCGACCTCACCGGCCCGCACCACGCCGAGCGCGTGCGCTGCATCGACTGCCACGGCGGGGCCGACGTGGTGATGCGCCTGCGCGTGTGGTCCCTCGCGGCCATGGATACGGGCAAGTTCCTGGTGGGGAGCTACCGCGAGCCCGACCACATGAGGCTCGCGCTCCGCCCGAAGGAGTGCACCCAGTGCCACACCCCGATCCTCAAGCGACAGCCGGCGCTCACGGCCGAGCAGGAGGAGGCGCTGGAGGGGCGCGCGGGCAACGCGTACCACGCGATTCGGCCCCACGACAGTGTCCGGACAACCTGCGTGCAGTGTCACACCTCGCATACCACGGACGGCGACCCCAAGGCCCAGTTCATCGCCCGAAAGCGCGTGGAGCCGATCTGCCGCGAGTGCCACAAGACCCTCGGCGAGTGAGAGGAGGCCAGCGTGTACCGCGTGACGGGAGCCCGCGCGGCTACTTCTTGGGGGCGGGCTTGGGAGCGGGCTTCGCGGCTTTCGGCTTGTCGCCTTCCTTGATGAGCCCCTTGACCTCGTCCATGAACTGGC encodes:
- a CDS encoding cytochrome c3 family protein translates to MRRRTFGWCAIALAGLALIASITFAGVITKERDNRFCFACHLHEEKFKRFTSVPFTDLTGPHHAERVRCIDCHGGADVVMRLRVWSLAAMDTGKFLVGSYREPDHMRLALRPKECTQCHTPILKRQPALTAEQEEALEGRAGNAYHAIRPHDSVRTTCVQCHTSHTTDGDPKAQFIARKRVEPICRECHKTLGE
- a CDS encoding YceI family protein, which produces MIRRLIVAVLALAVALPAWASAEPINLKMLSNYSRATFKTDAPLETIVGTTAGPAVTGTLTVDPLKPAGGTGVIKVDLTTLTSGLAKRDADMQQPQYLDTANEANRFAVFEIKSIDIEGPLEPGKEILAKVRGILTIKQKPFETVADARVTYIRLTPAQVEAQKRFGFTSDNVKARVRFGTTFSNHGITIPQLMFLKLSNEIQLETDLTFVKQ
- a CDS encoding phosphoribosyltransferase family protein: MDAEVREKIHLEILKRTGAYHANDHILLPSGQHTSEYIEKTLVTTEASFTEGLGAVIAKHFAPWPIDVVLSTGPGALILSHCVARAHPSRPTLMYGTKGVSAGKRKVTLPAEFHRLIRPATKVLIVEDLVSSGTTVKLLSDLVEELGGQVIGIGALWRRTKKAEVAGKEIFSLVSRDFPTYPPEQCPMCKKGMALNQEFVRRREHRKPSSVREPS
- a CDS encoding DMT family transporter, which codes for MSHRDAYILLSLVALLWAGNYPVSKIGLAELGPITLTTARAVLVTPVLLLLARLLQGPLPTLRRSDYTTFIVLSLTGLVGNTTIWFWGMKYTSPINAGILGAAAPAVVAVIGALWLGDRMSRAGMAGIALTVAAVVLTISHGSIQTLQTLSFNHGDLLILTSEIGWVTYALYSRATTTQLAPVTIMAGAHVVSSVLLLPLALAVEGWTPLTRAGWAGWGVVLYGAFPVTLGHLWFYQGIRTVGAGRAAVFTNLIPFLVIGLSWGILGEPIRWYHAVGATVVIAGVVLTTRR
- the rimI gene encoding ribosomal protein S18-alanine N-acetyltransferase, translating into MAVSDLDQVLDIERASFPTPWTRAAFCYEIEQNKVARCTVLRGRRGIVGYLCLWEIGHEIHITNLAVQPEWRRRAVGRRLLAGALAEGIARGVALAFLEVRPSNTRALALYESLGFQVIGRRMGYYFDTGEDALVMEARLGGDAAQAVAGNQSTGS
- the tsaB gene encoding tRNA (adenosine(37)-N6)-threonylcarbamoyltransferase complex dimerization subunit type 1 TsaB — translated: MKLLAVESATLSGGVALLDDDRLLGEITLNIAITHSERLMSAVDRLLTDCGLAPADLDGLAVSVGPGSFTGLRVGLATVKALAMALDLPVAPVPTLDALAARLPFADAPVCPILDARKGEVYLSLYRWSGSGMERQWDYLALPPESAAARLEAPIILLGDGIEACRPWLHRLGEGARVTPAAQRLPSAAAVAVLGRAALVAGGGVSAEALAPLYLRPSEAELKARRG
- a CDS encoding (Fe-S)-binding protein translates to MSPSHQWYGVIPGAVFFYALIVVAVALFARRATFLTRLMLTGKPAARCDHVPARLGSVIVNVLGQARLLRGDFWPGLMHATIFWGFCILTLGTLEFFGKGVTEAFYLPLLSNTPAYLILQDAFSLGVIAAIAYAMFRRLVTKPRRLTMSTEALLILLLIFGLMVTDLAADAGRILLAPAPSDRWQFAGRALALVSAGLPHGAVQALFHMSWWLHAVLLLGFLVYLPYSKHLHIMAAPLNVFFGPQTPKGQFPTADLENAESFGVGAVTEFTWKDLFDLYNCTECGRCTSGCPANVSGKELDPKWLILNLREHLLEGGQRLLAPGLLAKAENGGHETAHEVPMVGGVIKDNVLWACTTCRWCVDACPVFIEHVPKIVDMRRWLVLTESRFPAELQPTFRNLETNGNPWQMSWQTRADWAKDLGVKVMSDVSQAEYLYWVGCYGSFDERNKKVARAFVKLLQSAGVDFAILGNEEKCTGEPARRLGHEYLFQTLAQGNIETLKRYRFQKIITACPHCFNTIRSEYPNFDGHFKVIHHSQLLDELIQSGRLRVSRERDERISYHDPCYLGRYNDVYDEPRRVLRSICRSELIEMHLHREKGFCCGGGGGRVWLEENEGRRVSQVRVEQAMEVNPDILASACPFCLTMFEDGVKGKEVADKIKTRDIAEILAESLE
- the meaB gene encoding methylmalonyl Co-A mutase-associated GTPase MeaB yields the protein MLPPEPAPQQKLVERMLAGDRLALARLITRVENRMPGVAEIMRSVQPRLGRAHLLGVTGPPGAGKSTLVDRLTARLRAEGASIGVIAVDPSSPFTGGAVLGDRIRMQAHTLDPDVFIRSMATRGSLGGLAAATGDVIKLMDAFGFPWILIETVGVGQTELDIIRQADTTVVTLVPESGDSIQAMKAGLMEVADIFVVNKADRDGAHALMGELRFSVHLHYSSSVAAKDIDWEIPVLAAQATNDVGVAELLAEVKRHRRVLEEAGALEKRRQARRRAELRTLLVEEFAGRVMAQVERDPELIAVVDAVAGGTLDAYSGVERILARLLHQP